From one bacterium genomic stretch:
- a CDS encoding heterodisulfide reductase-related iron-sulfur binding cluster — MEPMRELNWNIAQHKLIYAVFLPFLIVFLWGVFVTVRRWLQGRPDPRWDRLWERLVGVVAQAGVQFRILRETYAGVLHATLSWGFFVMLAATGFVMLQEYLGLPTLQGPFYLYFMSLVVDLFGILALVGTGMALLRRWVLKPKRLVEPRGSDGYSVLLVLIFVILASGFVVEGLRIVATRDPWGAWSPGGWLFAQAFLGMPQEGLERLHRISWWGHAVVAFAFIAYLPFSRAMHIFTAPLSIFFRSLEPLGRLPAGGGPGAEGPGASLLRQLAWKHLLDLDACTECGRCQEACPAWHAGTPLSPKGLILDLRDHMRALPAKNGAQRIAGEVIGDETIWACYTCGACHEACPVYIEPIPKIVEMRRFLVGQGSVDPNLQEALTASSRYGNSLGQSPKIRAKWTQGLGFNIKDVRKEPAEILWFVGDYASYDPGAREVTRSFARLLQRAGVDFGIMYDGESGSGNDMRRVGEEGLFEELTEKNVNAMRKCEFKEIVTTDPHTYNTLRNEYPLFGMQWPVIHYTELLDRLIQSGRLQPSRKMDRRVTYHDPCYLGRFNGVYDHPRRVLRALGANIVEMPRNRGNSFCCGAGGGRIWMKETEGIRERPAESRIREASALDGVGTLVVACPKEITMFRDAQKTTGHEEGFVVKDLAELVEEATTPEVSGHA, encoded by the coding sequence ATGGAGCCGATGCGCGAGCTGAACTGGAACATTGCCCAGCACAAGCTGATCTATGCGGTCTTCCTGCCGTTCCTGATCGTCTTCCTGTGGGGAGTGTTCGTGACCGTACGCCGCTGGCTACAAGGCCGGCCCGATCCTCGGTGGGATCGGCTCTGGGAGCGCTTAGTCGGGGTGGTGGCTCAGGCGGGGGTACAGTTCAGGATACTGAGGGAGACCTACGCCGGAGTGCTCCACGCTACCCTGTCGTGGGGGTTCTTCGTGATGCTGGCGGCGACAGGCTTCGTGATGCTCCAGGAGTACCTGGGCCTGCCGACGCTGCAGGGCCCATTCTACCTGTACTTCATGTCCCTCGTGGTGGATCTGTTCGGCATCCTGGCGCTGGTGGGCACCGGCATGGCGCTCCTCCGGAGGTGGGTGCTAAAACCCAAGCGCCTGGTGGAGCCCCGGGGGAGCGACGGCTACTCCGTCCTACTGGTCCTGATCTTCGTGATCCTGGCGAGCGGCTTCGTGGTGGAGGGTCTGCGGATCGTGGCCACACGCGACCCGTGGGGAGCTTGGTCTCCGGGCGGGTGGCTGTTCGCCCAAGCGTTCCTGGGCATGCCGCAGGAGGGGCTCGAGCGGCTCCACCGCATCTCCTGGTGGGGACACGCGGTGGTCGCCTTCGCGTTCATCGCCTACCTGCCATTCTCCCGGGCGATGCACATCTTCACCGCTCCCCTGAGCATCTTCTTCCGGTCTCTCGAACCGTTGGGTAGGCTTCCGGCGGGCGGGGGCCCTGGCGCCGAGGGCCCGGGGGCTTCCTTGCTCCGGCAACTCGCGTGGAAGCACCTGCTCGACCTCGACGCGTGCACCGAGTGCGGACGCTGCCAGGAGGCCTGTCCGGCATGGCACGCCGGCACCCCCCTCTCCCCGAAGGGGTTGATTCTCGACCTCCGGGACCACATGCGGGCGCTGCCGGCCAAGAACGGCGCCCAAAGGATCGCCGGGGAGGTCATCGGCGACGAGACCATCTGGGCGTGCTACACGTGCGGCGCCTGTCACGAGGCCTGCCCGGTGTACATAGAGCCGATCCCGAAGATCGTGGAGATGCGCCGGTTCCTGGTCGGCCAGGGAAGCGTGGACCCCAACCTGCAGGAGGCGCTGACGGCGTCGTCCCGATACGGCAACTCTCTCGGTCAATCACCGAAGATACGCGCCAAGTGGACGCAGGGGCTGGGCTTCAACATCAAGGACGTGCGCAAGGAGCCGGCGGAGATCCTCTGGTTCGTCGGGGACTACGCCTCGTACGATCCGGGCGCCCGGGAGGTCACGAGGTCGTTCGCCCGCCTGCTGCAGCGCGCCGGGGTGGACTTCGGGATCATGTATGATGGAGAGAGCGGCAGCGGCAATGACATGCGCCGTGTCGGAGAGGAAGGCCTCTTCGAGGAGCTCACGGAGAAGAACGTCAACGCCATGCGGAAGTGTGAGTTCAAGGAGATCGTGACGACCGATCCCCACACCTACAACACGCTGAGGAATGAGTACCCCTTGTTCGGGATGCAGTGGCCGGTTATTCACTACACCGAGCTCCTCGACCGCCTGATCCAGTCGGGCCGCCTCCAACCGTCCAGGAAGATGGACCGGCGGGTCACCTATCACGACCCGTGCTACCTGGGGAGGTTCAACGGCGTCTACGACCACCCGCGCAGGGTGCTGCGCGCGCTGGGCGCAAACATCGTGGAGATGCCGCGAAACCGGGGCAACTCGTTTTGCTGCGGGGCAGGGGGCGGTCGGATCTGGATGAAGGAGACGGAGGGGATCAGGGAGAGGCCGGCCGAGAGCCGCATCCGGGAAGCCTCCGCGCTGGACGGCGTTGGAACGCTGGTAGTGGCCTGCCCCAAGGAGATCACCATGTTCCGTGACGCACAGAAGACAACAGGACACGAGGAAGGGTTCGTAGTCAAGGATCTCGCCGAACTGGTCGAGGAAGCAACAACCCCGGAGGTGTCTGGTCATGCGTGA